From a single Abyssibacter profundi genomic region:
- the crcB gene encoding fluoride efflux transporter CrcB: MNLLWVALGGAVGASLRYGLALVCMPLSRWALGTLVANVLGSLLLGGFMAWWLPRAAELGESLRLFVAIGLLGGFTTFSTFSYDTLALAFGGRPLAAVLNIAMNLFGALGAVWVGWWIMRGWASGAGAV; this comes from the coding sequence ATGAACCTGCTGTGGGTGGCGCTGGGTGGTGCGGTGGGTGCGAGCCTGCGTTACGGCCTTGCGCTGGTCTGCATGCCATTGTCCCGCTGGGCTCTGGGGACGCTGGTGGCCAATGTGCTGGGCAGTCTGCTCTTGGGGGGCTTTATGGCCTGGTGGCTACCACGCGCCGCCGAGCTGGGCGAATCGCTGCGCCTGTTCGTCGCGATTGGGCTGTTGGGCGGCTTCACCACGTTCTCGACCTTTTCCTATGACACGCTGGCGCTGGCGTTCGGCGGTCGACCGTTGGCAGCCGTGCTCAACATTGCGATGAACCTGTTCGGCGCGCTGGGGGCCGTGTGGGTGGGATGGTGGATCATGCGAGGCTGGGCGAGCGGCGCAGGAGCCGTATAA